A DNA window from Gammaproteobacteria bacterium contains the following coding sequences:
- a CDS encoding PAS domain S-box protein, with protein sequence MAWNKGAEEMYGWRADEALGRHIWEVVPVGLSDEQRAKALRELEERGRFRTEAVTYRNYGTPVYVEGITIALRGEQEEGQITGYVNIRRDITERKRAKEALSESSRRIEDIFERITDQFYAFDRAWRFTYINERALGHIQRAKGEALTRDEVLGKNMWELYPELAGSVCYQKYHEALREPKTPLRSLLPAE encoded by the coding sequence ATGGCCTGGAACAAAGGCGCCGAGGAGATGTACGGTTGGAGAGCCGATGAAGCGCTGGGGCGACATATTTGGGAAGTTGTCCCTGTTGGTCTGAGCGATGAGCAACGCGCCAAGGCCCTCAGGGAGCTGGAGGAGAGGGGTCGGTTCCGCACCGAAGCAGTCACGTACCGCAATTACGGCACGCCAGTGTACGTCGAAGGCATCACCATCGCCTTGCGAGGAGAGCAGGAGGAGGGCCAGATCACCGGTTACGTGAACATCAGGCGCGACATAACCGAGCGCAAGCGGGCCAAGGAGGCGCTCAGCGAGTCGAGCAGGCGGATCGAAGACATCTTCGAGAGAATCACCGATCAGTTCTACGCCTTCGATCGCGCGTGGCGCTTCACCTACATCAACGAGCGAGCGTTGGGCCATATACAAAGAGCAAAGGGCGAAGCGCTAACGCGCGACGAGGTTCTGGGGAAGAACATGTGGGAGTTGTATCCCGAGCTGGCGGGCTCCGTATGCTACCAGAAGTACCATGAAGCACTTCGCGAGCCGAAGACTCCACTTCGAAGTCTACTACCCGCCGAGTAA